A genomic stretch from Candidatus Dormiibacterota bacterium includes:
- a CDS encoding family 1 glycosylhydrolase has protein sequence MITFPAGFMLGCASAAHQVEGGNHNDWTRFEQEPGRIADGSVSGIACDHWNRYRSDLADLAALGQNAHRFSVEWSRIEPEPGRFDAEAVDHYVQVARRCTELGMEPLVTLHHFTLPLWLADRGGVLAADAPALFGRYAAVCARALAGRVRWWITVNEPVILATLGYRFGEWPPGHRSQAEAFAALRALVAVHAAAAAALHDEARRQGVEARVSVAHHYRGMLPRRPRNPLDRAASVLPDWLLNRWFLHACRDGRLRPPVGWGQRLAGAAGSLDWLGVNYYTDDLVSFDPRAPARLLSRQHPDPALPLSTFGWTIDAQGLRRALMRLWRTYRLPIVVTENGVADRDDELRPRYIVDHLAAVAEAIGDGAEVRGYLHWTALDNFEWAQGYSQRFGLFAVDRDTLERRAKPSAAVFARICRAQGIPDELR, from the coding sequence GTGATCACGTTCCCCGCCGGGTTCATGCTCGGCTGCGCCAGCGCCGCCCACCAGGTCGAGGGCGGCAACCACAACGACTGGACGCGCTTCGAGCAGGAGCCGGGGCGGATCGCCGACGGCAGCGTGTCGGGCATCGCCTGCGACCACTGGAATCGCTACCGCTCCGACCTCGCTGATCTGGCCGCTCTCGGCCAGAACGCGCACCGCTTCTCGGTGGAGTGGTCGCGGATCGAGCCCGAGCCGGGGCGCTTCGATGCAGAGGCCGTCGACCACTACGTGCAGGTGGCGCGCCGCTGCACCGAGCTGGGCATGGAGCCGCTGGTCACCCTGCACCACTTCACCCTCCCGCTGTGGCTGGCCGACCGCGGCGGCGTGCTCGCCGCCGACGCGCCGGCGCTCTTCGGCCGCTACGCGGCGGTGTGCGCGCGCGCCCTCGCCGGACGGGTGCGCTGGTGGATCACCGTCAACGAGCCGGTGATCCTCGCCACCCTGGGCTACCGCTTCGGCGAGTGGCCGCCGGGGCACCGCTCCCAGGCCGAGGCCTTCGCGGCGCTGCGCGCCCTGGTGGCGGTGCACGCCGCCGCCGCCGCCGCGCTCCACGACGAGGCCCGCCGCCAGGGCGTCGAGGCGCGGGTCTCGGTCGCCCACCACTATCGCGGGATGCTGCCGCGGCGGCCCCGCAACCCCCTCGACCGGGCCGCCTCGGTGCTGCCCGACTGGCTGCTGAACCGCTGGTTCCTCCACGCCTGCCGCGACGGCCGGCTGCGCCCGCCGGTGGGGTGGGGGCAGCGGCTCGCCGGCGCGGCGGGCTCGCTCGACTGGCTGGGGGTGAACTACTACACCGACGACCTGGTCTCCTTCGACCCCCGGGCCCCGGCCCGGCTGCTCTCCCGCCAGCATCCCGACCCCGCGCTGCCGCTCTCCACCTTCGGCTGGACCATCGACGCCCAGGGGCTGCGCCGCGCCCTGATGCGGCTCTGGAGGACCTACCGCCTGCCCATCGTGGTGACCGAGAACGGCGTCGCCGACCGCGACGACGAGCTGCGTCCGCGCTACATCGTCGACCACCTCGCCGCCGTGGCCGAGGCCATCGGCGACGGCGCCGAGGTGCGCGGCTACCTGCACTGGACCGCGCTCGACAACTTCGAGTGGGCCCAGGGCTATTCGCAGCGGTTCGGCCTGTTCGCGGTCGACCGCGACACCCTCGAGCGCCGGGCCAAGCCGAGCGCCGCGGTCTTCGCCCGGATCTGCCGTGCCCAGGGCATCCCCGACGAGCTGAGATGA
- a CDS encoding MFS transporter: MTRRRHLSLSSFWFGLYVLYGPVGTSLIPAQVARLVPRAHYGAALGLVLGAGAFFAMALPPLVGAWSDRLRTRWGRRRPILVAGTVGTVLSLVVMLTAESYTQVLVGYTLGQACSNAAAAAYAALIPDVVPAAEVGRASGWLSTMQLAGSATGLAANAALSAAHRSRLTYAVVAVALVVSLLPTLRVAAVEAPVPPAGVAAVAPRGLRRRIAEFLRPLAGGDFAWVVATRLVVTAGISAVTPFTFAFFRDVVGVPDPDVFNPLWLLVVLAAATPFGLIGGRLSDRLGRKRFVYASGGFQALVALVFVVLYPTSVPLVLVLGAVYGVGYGFFVAVDWALACDTLPDRRAGAKDMGLFHVALSLPGNVVPAVAGVGFDALNAHQPNSGFRVVFGGAAVCFVVGTVLVRRIRGVR; this comes from the coding sequence ATGACGCGGCGGCGCCACCTGTCGCTGAGCAGCTTCTGGTTCGGCCTCTACGTTCTCTACGGCCCGGTGGGCACCAGCCTGATCCCGGCCCAGGTCGCCAGGCTGGTGCCGCGGGCGCACTACGGCGCGGCGCTCGGCCTGGTGCTCGGCGCCGGCGCGTTCTTCGCGATGGCGCTGCCGCCGCTGGTGGGCGCCTGGTCCGACCGGCTGCGGACCCGGTGGGGACGGCGCCGCCCCATCCTGGTCGCCGGCACCGTGGGGACGGTGCTCAGCCTGGTGGTGATGCTCACCGCCGAGTCCTACACGCAGGTGCTCGTCGGCTACACCCTCGGCCAGGCCTGCAGCAACGCCGCCGCCGCCGCCTACGCCGCGCTGATCCCCGACGTCGTCCCCGCGGCCGAGGTCGGCAGGGCGAGCGGCTGGCTGTCGACGATGCAGCTCGCCGGCAGCGCGACCGGCCTGGCCGCGAACGCTGCGCTGAGCGCCGCCCACCGCTCGCGGCTGACCTACGCGGTGGTCGCCGTCGCCCTGGTGGTGTCGCTGCTGCCCACCCTGCGGGTGGCCGCGGTCGAGGCGCCGGTGCCACCGGCGGGTGTCGCCGCGGTGGCGCCCCGCGGCCTGCGCCGGCGCATCGCCGAGTTCCTGCGGCCGCTGGCGGGGGGCGACTTCGCCTGGGTGGTGGCCACCCGGCTGGTGGTCACCGCCGGGATCAGCGCGGTCACGCCCTTCACCTTCGCGTTCTTCCGCGACGTGGTGGGGGTGCCGGATCCGGACGTCTTCAACCCGCTGTGGCTGCTGGTGGTGCTCGCCGCCGCGACCCCCTTCGGCCTCATCGGCGGGCGGCTCAGTGACCGGCTGGGGCGGAAGCGCTTCGTGTATGCCAGCGGGGGGTTTCAGGCGCTGGTGGCGCTGGTGTTCGTGGTTCTGTATCCGACCTCGGTGCCGCTGGTGCTCGTGCTCGGGGCGGTGTACGGGGTGGGGTATGGGTTCTTTGTCGCCGTGGACTGGGCGCTCGCCTGTGACACGCTGCCGGATCGTCGGGCGGGGGCGAAGGACATGGGGCTGTTCCACGTGGCGCTGAGCCTGCCGGGGAACGTGGTGCCGGCGGTGGCGGGGGTGGGGTTCGATGCTCTGAATGCACATCAGCCGAACTCGGGGTTTCGAGTGGTGTTCGGGGGGGCCGCGGTGTGCTTCGTGGTGGGGACGGTGCTGGTGCGGAGGATTCGGGGGGTGCGGTGA
- a CDS encoding TIGR03084 family metal-binding protein yields the protein MTEVISVGGVCADLTAEQDDLERIVRGLDDAALDTPTPSPGWSVRDQVTHLAFFDGRATLAIVDPEAFTAEVRRFVADPDGVMGEHLAHGHGLGVDALLAWWAEERERFQAAARDLDPATRVPWYGPPMSPVSFVTARLMETWCHGQDVADAVGASRQPTQRLRHVAHIGVRARPFSYRTNGRTAPAGEVRVELEAPGGGLWSWGDPAAADRVTGTALDFCLAVTQRRHRDDTGLRIEGPLAVEWMGIAQAFAGPPGEGRRPGQFARD from the coding sequence ATGACCGAGGTCATCAGCGTCGGCGGCGTCTGCGCCGACCTCACCGCCGAGCAGGACGACCTCGAGCGCATCGTCCGCGGGCTCGACGACGCCGCGCTCGACACCCCCACCCCGTCGCCGGGATGGTCGGTCCGCGACCAGGTCACCCACCTCGCCTTCTTCGACGGCCGGGCCACCCTGGCGATCGTCGACCCGGAGGCCTTCACCGCCGAGGTGCGGCGCTTCGTCGCCGATCCCGACGGGGTGATGGGGGAGCACCTCGCCCACGGCCACGGGCTCGGGGTCGACGCCCTGCTGGCCTGGTGGGCCGAGGAGCGCGAGCGCTTCCAGGCGGCCGCCCGGGACCTCGACCCCGCCACCCGGGTGCCCTGGTACGGACCGCCGATGAGCCCGGTCTCCTTCGTCACCGCCCGGCTGATGGAGACGTGGTGCCACGGCCAGGACGTGGCCGACGCGGTGGGGGCCTCGCGACAGCCGACCCAGCGGCTCCGCCACGTCGCCCACATCGGCGTCCGCGCCCGCCCCTTCAGCTACCGGACCAACGGGCGCACCGCGCCGGCGGGCGAGGTGCGGGTCGAACTCGAGGCCCCCGGGGGAGGGCTCTGGAGCTGGGGCGACCCCGCCGCCGCCGATCGGGTGACCGGCACCGCCCTCGACTTCTGCCTGGCCGTCACCCAGCGCCGCCACCGCGACGACACCGGGCTGAGGATCGAGGGCCCGCTCGCCGTGGAGTGGATGGGGATCGCGCAGGCCTTCGCCGGTCCGCCCGGCGAGGGGCGTCGCCCGGGGCAGTTCGCCCGCGATTGA
- a CDS encoding nitronate monooxygenase, translating to MGSGGVLDQLRVPVVQAPMAGGPSTPALAAAVSEAGGLGFVAAGYRTAAAVGDEVAAVRAATDRAFGVNLFVPTPDAVDRSLLAGYVDRVRREAVAYRCSTGDAAWGDDGWEEKLAMLVAERPAVVSVAFGCPGAKVIDRLHGAGIEVWVTVTEPAEAEAAAAAGADALVAQGIEAGAHRGAFSDEDGVGEIGLLTLLRLVARATDLPLIASGGLCDGAGVAAVLVAGARAGQLGTAFLDTPEAGTSAPHRAALRGGRRTLLTRAFSGRRARGIVNGFLARNTAVAPSAYPHVVNLTAPLRSAARERDDPEMLNLWAGQAYTAIDHGVPAASVVERIGREIAEALGRG from the coding sequence ATGGGCTCCGGCGGTGTGCTCGACCAGCTGCGCGTGCCGGTGGTGCAGGCGCCGATGGCGGGCGGTCCCTCCACCCCGGCGCTGGCGGCGGCGGTGTCGGAGGCGGGCGGCCTCGGCTTCGTCGCCGCCGGGTACCGCACCGCCGCCGCGGTCGGCGACGAGGTGGCGGCGGTGCGCGCCGCCACCGATCGGGCCTTCGGTGTGAACCTCTTCGTCCCCACCCCCGACGCTGTCGACCGCTCGCTGCTCGCCGGCTACGTGGACCGGGTGCGGCGCGAGGCGGTGGCCTACCGCTGCTCGACCGGCGATGCGGCCTGGGGGGACGACGGCTGGGAGGAGAAGCTGGCGATGCTCGTCGCGGAGCGCCCGGCGGTGGTCTCGGTCGCCTTCGGCTGCCCCGGTGCGAAGGTGATCGACCGCCTTCACGGCGCCGGCATCGAGGTCTGGGTCACGGTCACCGAGCCCGCCGAGGCGGAGGCCGCGGCCGCCGCCGGCGCCGACGCGCTGGTCGCCCAGGGGATCGAGGCGGGGGCCCATCGCGGCGCCTTCAGCGACGAGGACGGCGTCGGCGAGATCGGCCTGCTCACCCTGCTGCGGCTCGTCGCCCGGGCGACCGACCTGCCGCTGATCGCCTCCGGCGGCCTCTGCGACGGCGCCGGGGTCGCCGCCGTGCTCGTCGCCGGCGCCCGCGCCGGGCAGCTGGGCACCGCGTTCCTCGACACCCCGGAGGCCGGCACCTCGGCGCCCCACCGCGCGGCGCTCCGCGGCGGCCGCCGGACCCTGCTCACCCGCGCCTTCAGCGGCCGCCGCGCCCGGGGCATCGTCAACGGCTTCCTCGCCCGCAACACCGCCGTCGCCCCCTCCGCCTACCCCCATGTCGTCAACCTGACCGCCCCGCTGCGGAGCGCCGCCCGGGAGCGCGACGACCCCGAGATGCTCAACCTCTGGGCGGGGCAGGCGTACACCGCCATCGACCACGGCGTGCCCGCGGCGAGCGTGGTGGAGCGCATCGGGAGGGAGATCGCGGAGGCGCTGGGACGGGGCTGA